A DNA window from Acinetobacter sp. 10FS3-1 contains the following coding sequences:
- a CDS encoding outer membrane protein assembly factor BamE codes for MQKLMLTLFVTSLLVGCSALGVYKVDIPQGTPLTQAQASKIQVGMNHQQVRFLLGSPTVTDPMNPLRWDYIYNYTPGTYAKKAKIPAAQGQHLKIYFNESGVVQRIEGLETIPASQPGLPGSKEAILNAPPL; via the coding sequence ATGCAAAAACTCATGTTGACGTTATTCGTCACCTCACTGCTGGTCGGCTGTTCGGCATTAGGTGTCTACAAAGTAGATATACCGCAGGGTACTCCTCTCACTCAAGCGCAGGCTTCCAAAATCCAGGTGGGAATGAATCACCAACAGGTACGTTTCTTGCTCGGCAGCCCAACGGTGACAGATCCAATGAATCCTTTACGCTGGGACTACATCTACAACTATACCCCGGGAACATATGCCAAAAAGGCCAAGATCCCAGCCGCCCAAGGCCAGCATTTAAAAATCTACTTTAATGAATCTGGGGTGGTGCAGCGGATTGAAGGTCTGGAAACAATTCCAGCATCTCAACCCGGTTTACCAGGTTCTAAAGAAGCAATTTTAAACGCACCTCCACTATAG
- a CDS encoding PilT/PilU family type 4a pilus ATPase, whose amino-acid sequence MDFNGLLNYMVEKKASDLFITADVEPSIKINGQIVPIGSVKLPGAAVGQLLNSIMTEKQRKEFAETRECNFAISNPDKTARFRVSAFQQRDQPGMVLRRIETVIPTMDQLKLPPILKELAMTKRGIIIFVGATGTGKSTSLASLIGYRNENSKGHIITIEDPIEFVHQHKGCIITQREVGIDTDSFEIALKNTLRQAPDVILIGEIRSRETMDYAIAFAETGHLVFATLHANNANQAIDRIIHFFEADRHSQLFMDLSLNMKAIVAQQLIPTVDGNGRRAAIELLINSPLVADLIRKGDVHEIKDLMKRSRELGMQTFDQALYDLYKAKQISYKDALKHADSPNDLRLQIKLSEEGGEHLLRANSNITFDGQS is encoded by the coding sequence ATGGACTTTAATGGCTTACTGAATTATATGGTAGAGAAAAAGGCCTCGGATCTGTTTATTACAGCCGATGTCGAACCTTCCATCAAAATTAATGGCCAGATTGTGCCGATTGGTTCGGTAAAATTACCAGGGGCTGCGGTGGGGCAACTTTTAAACTCCATCATGACTGAAAAACAGCGCAAAGAGTTTGCAGAAACCCGTGAATGTAACTTTGCGATCAGCAATCCGGACAAGACTGCGCGCTTTCGTGTCAGCGCTTTTCAGCAACGCGATCAGCCGGGCATGGTCCTGCGCCGGATTGAAACCGTAATTCCCACCATGGACCAACTGAAGTTGCCACCGATTCTTAAAGAACTGGCAATGACCAAACGTGGCATCATCATTTTTGTAGGGGCCACTGGTACAGGTAAATCGACCTCACTGGCCTCGCTAATTGGCTACCGCAATGAAAATTCCAAGGGCCATATCATTACCATTGAAGATCCGATCGAATTCGTCCATCAGCATAAGGGGTGTATCATCACCCAGCGCGAAGTCGGGATTGATACAGACTCCTTTGAAATCGCCCTGAAAAACACCCTGCGTCAGGCACCAGATGTGATCCTGATTGGTGAGATTCGTTCCCGTGAAACCATGGACTATGCAATTGCCTTTGCCGAAACCGGCCATCTGGTCTTTGCGACCCTGCACGCCAACAATGCCAACCAGGCCATTGACCGGATTATCCACTTCTTTGAAGCAGACCGTCATAGCCAGCTGTTTATGGATCTATCCTTAAACATGAAGGCCATCGTGGCGCAGCAGCTGATTCCAACAGTGGATGGAAATGGTCGTCGGGCAGCCATCGAACTTCTGATTAACTCTCCTCTGGTGGCAGACCTAATCCGTAAAGGTGATGTGCATGAGATCAAGGACCTGATGAAACGCTCGCGCGAGCTGGGCATGCAAACCTTTGACCAGGCACTTTATGATTTATACAAAGCCAAACAGATCAGCTATAAAGATGCCCTGAAACATGCGGATTCACCAAACGACCTGCGTCTGCAAATTAAGCTGTCTGAAGAAGGCGGCGAGCATTTATTGCGTGCCAATTCCAATATCACCTTTGATGGTCAGAGCTGA
- a CDS encoding AAA family ATPase, with amino-acid sequence MKIIRLSLNNLASLAGTHHINFESSPLAYAGLIAITGKTGSGKSTLLDAMCLALYNEIPRLKGATGSLKDAGGQDVSIKDTKNILRRGCVQGFAELEFIALDQKRYTARWEIRRARQKVDGNLKVERAITCLDDQRVLNQKISECTPLIEKLVGLSFEQFTRAVLLAQSEVGAFLKAKDNERADLLEYLTNSQIFSLVSQKAFEKHSEVKQKRADLEKQIGYLELLSETDIATLEQQHTALKQVIEHFNQSEKVLDNDLKWHRQQHYLYTEIQAKKEIYMVQLDAEQKMAPQQQLLEQLDQFQQIREQFVQQQQLHNQRSHFLAEQHSVVAEFSAIQQQRDTQQQKLLQLQQQQQQQQQEFQKIKPYLDQGLKLDHELQSVGEQYKQLAAEQQTYKARQIQPVQEQILRTEQQLQQLQLQSQQIQAQLEQQKFLAAFDHEPQATLQRLQEYQALREKFMQQSPAVFQAGPAELQQQQQRLAENLQEFTQRYTDLEQLEQQLQQLQSQQQQASIQQLKLESLIQAAQKMAGLEAESQQLNSQLQQHQNTLKQLTTELLQLQQQRQEAEQSFEQLQQMLAQQRLLQAQSVQELRAQLRPDEACMVCGSHKHPFVQHQELLENALQQLHDQQLQEAQEKLQQQTHAWQQAQIQQSQLHTLIEQQQQRNQQLTTTLAQQKFQLHEEMQHFGWQVNASQNTEQLQQQLGQHAIHLQQEQQQLAQQLQTQQGDWKRWRQQQQQLDQLRLSMQQYLQLEQMIQPVLAHLPESLQNVWVKDTGSSCQQLSQQLQQRQQQSQEFKTLETHIQNLNQQLEKARDQLILHQHHEGQLQQKLDTALHQGKALREQLNSLTLSHAGQSYRTAQEWRDHLEQQQHILDEQLRAQQLIAQQHEQHLQQAELKKQSISTQIQQLQQQIEQCQQAIQHWQSLHTDFNHEHIQQCLNIDLQQHQQIRQQLQLQHQTVENAKTAWQILEEQYQHHLKSKPELSFEEVELHLNKLAQEKAEQQNAFNEVDTKLRIHVNNQVTLQRHQHQIEQVKAEEYRWGRIYDLIGHKEGSKFQKIAQEHHLDILVEYANQQLQPLAPRYQLYRIPDSLSLAIIDLDMNSEVRPVLSLSGGETFLVSLALALAIANMASGSMKLESLFIDEGFGTLDPASLHMVMNALDHLQSQGRKVVLISHVQEMHERIPVQIQVKPVGAGASTIEIIG; translated from the coding sequence ATGAAAATTATCCGTCTGAGCCTGAATAATCTGGCCTCGCTGGCTGGCACTCATCATATTAATTTTGAATCCAGCCCGCTGGCTTATGCAGGCCTGATTGCCATTACCGGAAAAACCGGCTCCGGCAAGTCCACCTTGCTCGATGCCATGTGTCTGGCGCTATATAACGAAATTCCGCGTCTGAAAGGTGCAACCGGTAGCCTTAAAGATGCGGGCGGCCAGGATGTCTCCATCAAGGACACCAAGAATATTCTGCGCCGTGGCTGCGTACAGGGTTTTGCCGAGCTTGAATTTATCGCTTTGGATCAGAAACGCTATACGGCACGCTGGGAAATCCGTCGTGCCCGGCAGAAAGTCGATGGTAATTTAAAAGTAGAACGGGCCATTACCTGTCTGGATGATCAGCGGGTGTTAAACCAGAAAATTTCTGAATGTACCCCACTGATTGAAAAACTGGTGGGCTTGAGTTTTGAGCAGTTTACCCGTGCGGTTCTGCTGGCTCAGTCTGAAGTCGGTGCCTTTTTAAAAGCCAAGGATAATGAGCGTGCCGATTTACTGGAATATCTGACCAACTCACAGATTTTCAGTCTGGTCAGCCAAAAAGCATTTGAAAAACATAGTGAAGTTAAACAGAAACGGGCTGATCTAGAAAAACAGATTGGCTATCTGGAGCTATTATCCGAAACAGATATTGCCACCTTAGAGCAGCAACATACTGCCTTAAAACAGGTGATTGAGCATTTTAACCAGAGTGAAAAAGTGCTGGACAATGATCTAAAATGGCATCGCCAGCAGCATTATTTATATACTGAAATTCAGGCCAAAAAAGAAATTTATATGGTTCAGCTGGATGCCGAGCAGAAGATGGCACCACAACAACAGCTGCTGGAACAGCTGGACCAGTTTCAGCAGATTCGGGAACAATTTGTCCAGCAACAACAGCTCCACAATCAGCGTAGCCATTTTCTGGCCGAGCAGCACAGTGTCGTTGCCGAGTTTTCAGCGATTCAGCAGCAACGTGACACTCAGCAGCAGAAGCTGCTTCAATTGCAGCAACAGCAACAACAACAGCAGCAAGAATTTCAAAAGATCAAACCCTATCTGGATCAGGGATTAAAACTGGATCATGAGCTACAGTCAGTGGGTGAGCAGTATAAACAGCTTGCAGCAGAGCAACAGACTTATAAAGCCCGGCAGATTCAGCCTGTACAGGAGCAAATCCTCCGGACCGAACAACAGTTACAACAGCTTCAGCTGCAATCTCAGCAGATTCAGGCACAACTCGAACAACAGAAATTTTTAGCGGCTTTTGATCATGAGCCGCAGGCCACCCTGCAACGTTTGCAGGAATATCAGGCACTGCGTGAAAAATTTATGCAGCAGTCTCCGGCAGTTTTTCAAGCTGGCCCCGCTGAACTGCAACAGCAGCAACAGCGCTTAGCTGAAAATTTGCAAGAATTCACGCAGCGCTATACCGATCTGGAGCAGCTCGAACAGCAATTACAGCAACTGCAAAGCCAGCAACAACAAGCCAGCATCCAACAGTTAAAACTGGAAAGCCTGATCCAGGCTGCCCAGAAAATGGCTGGACTTGAGGCTGAAAGCCAGCAACTGAATAGCCAATTACAGCAGCATCAAAATACCTTAAAGCAACTCACCACGGAACTGCTTCAGTTACAACAACAGCGCCAAGAAGCCGAACAGTCCTTTGAACAACTGCAACAGATGCTCGCGCAGCAACGCCTGTTACAGGCCCAGAGTGTGCAGGAATTACGCGCCCAGCTAAGACCTGATGAAGCCTGTATGGTTTGTGGCAGTCATAAACACCCTTTTGTGCAGCATCAGGAGTTACTGGAAAATGCCTTGCAGCAGCTGCATGATCAACAGCTTCAGGAAGCCCAAGAAAAGTTGCAGCAACAGACTCATGCATGGCAGCAGGCACAGATCCAGCAATCTCAATTACATACCCTGATTGAGCAACAACAGCAGCGCAATCAACAGCTCACCACCACACTGGCACAGCAAAAATTCCAGCTTCATGAAGAGATGCAACACTTTGGCTGGCAAGTGAATGCAAGCCAGAATACCGAGCAGCTACAACAGCAGCTTGGCCAGCATGCGATTCATCTTCAGCAAGAACAACAGCAGCTTGCACAACAACTCCAGACTCAGCAAGGTGACTGGAAACGCTGGCGTCAGCAACAACAACAACTGGATCAGCTGCGTTTGAGCATGCAACAGTATCTCCAGCTAGAACAGATGATTCAGCCCGTGCTGGCCCATTTGCCCGAGTCCCTGCAAAATGTCTGGGTCAAGGATACTGGCTCGAGCTGTCAGCAGCTGTCTCAGCAACTGCAACAGCGCCAGCAGCAATCCCAAGAGTTTAAAACCCTAGAAACCCACATTCAAAACCTCAATCAGCAACTTGAAAAAGCACGTGATCAGTTGATTCTGCATCAGCATCATGAGGGGCAGTTACAACAAAAGCTGGATACGGCGCTTCACCAGGGTAAAGCGTTACGTGAACAGCTGAATAGCCTGACTCTCAGTCATGCCGGACAAAGCTATCGCACGGCACAGGAATGGCGTGACCATCTGGAACAGCAGCAACACATACTGGATGAGCAGCTACGGGCACAACAGCTTATTGCCCAGCAACATGAGCAGCATTTGCAACAGGCTGAATTGAAAAAGCAGAGTATCAGCACCCAGATTCAGCAACTGCAGCAGCAGATTGAACAATGTCAGCAGGCGATTCAACACTGGCAAAGTCTGCATACTGATTTTAATCATGAGCATATCCAGCAGTGCCTAAATATTGATCTGCAACAGCACCAGCAAATCCGCCAGCAATTACAGCTACAGCATCAGACTGTAGAAAATGCCAAAACAGCCTGGCAGATTCTGGAAGAACAATATCAGCATCATCTGAAATCCAAGCCTGAACTGAGCTTTGAAGAAGTTGAACTACACTTAAATAAACTGGCTCAGGAAAAGGCTGAACAACAAAATGCCTTTAATGAAGTCGATACCAAGCTAAGGATTCATGTCAATAATCAGGTGACCTTGCAAAGACACCAGCATCAGATTGAACAGGTCAAAGCTGAAGAATACCGCTGGGGTCGGATCTATGACCTGATCGGACACAAGGAAGGCAGCAAATTCCAGAAAATTGCCCAGGAGCATCATCTGGATATATTGGTGGAATACGCTAACCAGCAGTTACAGCCGCTGGCACCGCGTTATCAGCTGTACCGGATTCCGGACAGTTTAAGTCTGGCCATTATTGATCTGGACATGAACAGCGAAGTGCGTCCGGTGCTCTCTTTATCCGGGGGGGAAACTTTCCTGGTTTCACTGGCCCTGGCTTTGGCGATTGCCAATATGGCCTCCGGCTCGATGAAACTGGAATCCCTGTTTATTGATGAAGGCTTTGGTACGCTAGATCCGGCCTCCTTGCACATGGTAATGAATGCTCTGGATCATTTGCAGAGTCAGGGCCGTAAAGTGGTACTGATTTCGCATGTTCAGGAAATGCATGAACGCATTCCGGTACAGATTCAGGTCAAACCGGTCGGTGCCGGTGCCAGTACAATCGAGATTATAGGTTAA
- a CDS encoding YggS family pyridoxal phosphate-dependent enzyme gives MNMLQQSRNQVLAQIQSACTQAGREPDSVQLLAVSKTQPSAILAQMYEAGQQAFGENYLQEALEKITALKALDIEWHFIGHVQRNKTRPLAEHFAWVHGVDRLIIAERLSNQRRDSQAALNICLQVNIDGQDSKDGCQPEELSELVKQISLLPNIRLRGLMVIPAPENTRAFADAKALFDVVKAQHAHPEDWDTLSMGMSADMTEAIAAGSTMVRVGTALFGARPKKAE, from the coding sequence ATGAATATGCTGCAACAGTCACGAAATCAGGTTTTAGCTCAGATTCAGAGCGCATGTACCCAGGCCGGACGTGAACCGGATTCGGTACAACTCTTGGCGGTCTCCAAAACTCAGCCAAGCGCTATCCTGGCGCAGATGTATGAGGCCGGACAGCAGGCCTTTGGTGAAAACTATCTGCAAGAAGCGCTGGAAAAAATCACGGCTCTAAAAGCGCTGGACATTGAGTGGCATTTTATTGGACATGTACAGCGTAATAAAACCCGGCCTCTGGCAGAACATTTTGCCTGGGTGCATGGGGTGGATCGTCTGATTATTGCCGAACGTTTATCCAATCAGCGTCGCGATTCTCAAGCGGCACTGAATATTTGTCTACAAGTAAATATTGACGGACAGGACAGTAAGGATGGATGTCAGCCTGAAGAACTTAGCGAACTGGTGAAGCAGATCAGCCTATTACCGAATATACGCTTACGCGGCCTGATGGTGATTCCTGCCCCTGAAAATACCCGGGCCTTTGCAGATGCCAAAGCCTTATTTGATGTGGTAAAGGCTCAGCATGCCCATCCTGAGGACTGGGATACTTTGAGTATGGGCATGTCTGCCGATATGACCGAAGCGATTGCAGCTGGCTCTACCATGGTTCGTGTCGGAACAGCGCTGTTTGGTGCGCGTCCTAAAAAGGCTGAATAA
- a CDS encoding acyltransferase family protein: MTHPPNQLSPYFSLQLESLRGISAIIVLFSHCFQAFIAPFDLSLYSWVRLLGQAAVMIFFVLSGYLIGTSIQNHSRRYGQFNVRHYARQRCRRILPPFLFASALSLVLYMLAPWFFASQSHHFQNSFSMMIRTDYDITAPDFIASLLFLNGFIGPTVSANAPLWSLSFEVWFYVLAGFLPFLKTSELAKIGFLLLFTTLSVLNIQFLFYFLLWLTAFASAHRHLQLHFLDRLQAIKSALLAVAFIIACLDAYQFQVIEQTKFYATHYFVPFNICIGLAFVCWLVQLQQQQSCYHPVWVQSANFSYTLYVTHFPLLLFILGAVPATLAYGLGGAVLALLGSMCGLILFAWLMAKWLEPQRNQALSNTLQ; encoded by the coding sequence ATGACCCATCCGCCGAACCAGCTCTCGCCCTATTTCAGCTTACAGCTAGAGAGCTTGCGAGGCATCAGTGCGATAATAGTACTATTTAGTCACTGCTTTCAGGCCTTTATCGCCCCTTTTGATCTCAGCCTGTATTCCTGGGTGCGTCTGCTGGGTCAGGCCGCAGTCATGATCTTTTTTGTACTGAGTGGCTATTTGATCGGCACTTCCATCCAGAACCATTCCCGACGCTATGGGCAGTTTAATGTACGGCATTATGCGCGGCAGCGTTGTCGCCGGATTTTACCACCTTTTCTGTTTGCTTCTGCTTTAAGCTTGGTTTTATATATGCTGGCGCCTTGGTTTTTTGCTTCACAAAGCCATCATTTTCAGAACAGTTTTAGCATGATGATCCGGACTGACTATGACATTACAGCTCCAGATTTTATCGCTTCGCTGCTGTTTCTGAATGGCTTTATTGGCCCCACCGTATCTGCCAATGCACCCCTCTGGAGTCTGAGTTTTGAAGTCTGGTTCTATGTACTGGCCGGATTTCTGCCTTTTCTGAAAACCTCTGAACTCGCCAAAATCGGCTTTCTGCTTCTGTTCACTACGCTGTCGGTGTTGAATATCCAGTTTCTGTTTTATTTTCTGCTCTGGCTGACAGCATTCGCCAGTGCACACCGTCATCTCCAGCTCCATTTTTTAGACCGCTTACAAGCCATTAAATCCGCCCTGTTAGCTGTAGCCTTCATCATTGCCTGTCTGGATGCCTATCAATTTCAGGTGATTGAACAAACAAAATTTTACGCCACGCATTATTTTGTGCCTTTTAATATTTGCATCGGGCTGGCCTTTGTCTGCTGGCTGGTGCAGCTACAACAGCAGCAGAGCTGCTATCATCCGGTCTGGGTGCAATCTGCAAATTTTTCTTATACACTCTATGTCACCCATTTTCCATTACTGTTATTTATTTTAGGGGCTGTGCCTGCAACGCTGGCCTATGGTCTCGGTGGTGCTGTATTAGCGCTACTCGGCAGCATGTGTGGCTTAATCCTCTTTGCCTGGCTCATGGCCAAATGGCTTGAACCACAAAGAAACCAAGCGTTATCCAATACCCTGCAATAA
- a CDS encoding type IV pilus twitching motility protein PilT: protein MDITELLAFSAKNGASDLHLSAGLPPMIRVDGEVRRINLPALEHKEVHKLVYDIMNDKQRRDYEENLETDFSFEVPGVARFRVNAFNQNRGAGAVFRTIPSKVLTLEDLGMGQIFKDISEYPRGLVLVTGPTGSGKSTTLAAMLDYINDNRYDHILTVEDPIEFVHQSKKCLVNQREVHRDTHGFNEALRSALREDPDIILVGEMRDLETIRLALTAAETGHLVFGTLHTTSAAKTIDRVIDVFPAEEKDMVRAMLSESLQAVVSQTLLKKNGGGRVAAHEIMIGIPAIRNLIRENKIAQMYSAIQTGANYGMTTLDQSLKTLVSKGIISPQVARTAAKQPESFL, encoded by the coding sequence ATGGATATCACAGAACTGTTAGCCTTTTCTGCTAAAAATGGTGCGTCAGATTTACACTTATCTGCCGGCTTGCCGCCGATGATCCGTGTAGATGGTGAAGTACGTCGTATTAACCTGCCTGCACTGGAACACAAGGAAGTACACAAGCTGGTTTATGACATCATGAACGATAAGCAGCGCCGTGATTATGAAGAAAACCTGGAAACTGACTTTTCTTTTGAAGTTCCAGGTGTGGCCCGTTTCCGTGTCAACGCCTTTAACCAGAACCGTGGTGCTGGTGCGGTATTTCGTACCATTCCTTCAAAAGTCCTGACCCTTGAAGATTTAGGCATGGGCCAGATTTTTAAAGATATCAGTGAATATCCACGTGGCCTGGTACTGGTCACCGGACCCACCGGCTCAGGTAAATCAACCACCCTTGCCGCCATGCTCGATTATATCAATGATAACCGTTATGACCATATTCTGACTGTTGAAGACCCCATTGAGTTTGTACACCAGTCGAAAAAATGTCTGGTCAACCAGCGTGAAGTCCACCGTGATACGCACGGCTTTAATGAAGCACTGCGTTCAGCACTACGTGAAGACCCGGATATTATTCTGGTCGGTGAGATGCGTGACCTTGAAACCATCCGTCTGGCCTTAACTGCGGCAGAAACCGGTCACCTGGTCTTTGGTACCCTGCATACCACCTCCGCAGCCAAAACGATTGACCGTGTGATTGACGTCTTCCCGGCCGAGGAAAAAGACATGGTACGTGCCATGCTATCAGAGTCTTTACAGGCAGTTGTTTCACAAACCCTGCTCAAAAAAAATGGTGGTGGTCGTGTGGCAGCACATGAAATCATGATCGGTATTCCAGCAATCCGCAACCTGATCCGTGAAAATAAGATCGCGCAAATGTACTCTGCGATTCAAACAGGTGCCAACTATGGAATGACCACACTGGATCAAAGCCTAAAAACCCTGGTTTCCAAAGGGATCATCAGCCCGCAAGTAGCACGTACAGCAGCCAAACAGCCTGAATCATTCTTATAA
- the fur gene encoding ferric iron uptake transcriptional regulator, which produces MPISNQDLRKAGLKVTLPRIKILELLENSKQHHLSAEDIYKTLLEQGEDVGLATVYRVLTQFEAAGIIERHNFENNHSVFEIMQEDHHDHLVCVNCSKVVEFINDTIEKEQHDVAQEFGFELTGHSLNLYGYCDASECQEAYRKK; this is translated from the coding sequence ATGCCTATTTCAAACCAAGATTTACGAAAAGCTGGACTGAAAGTCACCCTTCCACGAATTAAAATATTAGAATTATTAGAAAACTCTAAACAGCATCATCTTAGTGCGGAAGATATTTACAAGACTTTACTCGAACAGGGAGAAGATGTCGGTCTTGCAACTGTGTATCGTGTGTTAACGCAATTTGAAGCCGCGGGAATTATTGAACGTCATAATTTTGAAAACAATCATTCCGTTTTCGAAATTATGCAGGAAGACCATCACGACCATCTGGTCTGTGTGAATTGTAGCAAAGTTGTTGAATTTATTAATGATACTATTGAAAAAGAGCAGCATGACGTGGCTCAGGAGTTCGGCTTCGAGCTAACCGGTCACTCGCTTAATTTATACGGTTATTGTGATGCCTCTGAATGTCAGGAAGCTTACCGTAAAAAATAA
- a CDS encoding exonuclease SbcCD subunit D C-terminal domain-containing protein, with protein sequence MAVHFLHTSDWHLGQFFHNHDREFEHAQFLIWLLEQIKIKQPHALLIAGDIFDVINPASSAQRQLYQFLADAHELAPHMQTLMIAGNHDSGYRIEQVQPLLTKFNAKAVGIVGRTSTNQLDLDRLLVPIYDQNRTIVAWCLTLPYLRSAEITGINEHTHNSQNAISYLHQQLIAEAKARKAPHQALILMSHAHMQGGETSDSERPIIVGNEEALSTALFDEVIDYVALGHLHKPQKVGQAHIRYSGSPIPLSFSEINYSHQVVEVKIDPEQKAEQRFQFAALQVPRTVELFRIRENLDNLMNKIQALPAGEIEHLAARHFLEIEYTTDAPPPVDLRQQIEQALPVNRYRLLRISRVYQRQAEDPADSSKIDLAPPTPESLFFNIWEKMGYRQDHSIQQDFQQLLVEAQHELAQKQQA encoded by the coding sequence ATGGCAGTTCATTTTCTTCATACTTCTGATTGGCATTTGGGGCAATTCTTCCATAACCATGACCGTGAATTTGAACATGCGCAATTTCTGATCTGGCTGCTTGAACAAATCAAGATCAAACAGCCGCATGCCCTGCTCATCGCTGGGGATATTTTTGATGTCATCAATCCGGCTTCAAGTGCACAACGACAGCTGTATCAGTTTCTTGCTGATGCGCATGAGCTGGCACCCCATATGCAAACCCTGATGATTGCCGGTAACCATGATTCAGGTTACCGGATTGAACAGGTACAGCCTTTACTGACCAAATTTAATGCCAAAGCGGTGGGGATTGTCGGCCGAACCTCGACCAATCAGCTTGATCTGGACCGTCTGCTGGTGCCAATTTATGACCAGAACCGAACGATTGTGGCCTGGTGTCTGACCTTGCCCTATTTACGCAGCGCTGAAATTACCGGAATTAACGAACATACTCATAACAGTCAGAATGCCATCAGTTATCTGCATCAACAGCTGATCGCAGAAGCCAAAGCACGTAAGGCGCCCCATCAGGCTCTGATTTTAATGTCACATGCGCATATGCAAGGTGGTGAAACCTCAGATTCTGAACGCCCGATTATAGTGGGCAATGAAGAAGCGCTTTCAACGGCGCTGTTTGATGAAGTCATCGACTATGTAGCACTTGGCCATCTGCATAAGCCGCAAAAAGTAGGCCAAGCGCATATCCGTTATAGTGGCTCGCCAATTCCTCTATCCTTTAGTGAGATCAACTATTCGCATCAGGTGGTTGAAGTCAAAATTGATCCCGAGCAAAAGGCTGAACAGCGCTTTCAGTTTGCAGCCCTGCAAGTACCGCGTACGGTAGAACTGTTTAGAATCCGGGAAAATCTGGACAATCTGATGAATAAAATCCAGGCGCTACCTGCGGGTGAAATTGAACATCTCGCTGCCCGGCATTTTCTGGAAATTGAATACACAACCGATGCTCCGCCGCCAGTCGATTTACGTCAGCAGATTGAACAGGCGCTGCCAGTCAATCGTTATCGTCTGCTCAGGATCAGCCGGGTTTATCAGCGTCAGGCAGAAGATCCGGCGGATAGTTCCAAAATTGATCTGGCGCCTCCAACGCCGGAATCACTATTTTTTAATATCTGGGAAAAAATGGGCTATCGTCAGGACCATTCGATACAGCAGGATTTTCAGCAGCTGCTGGTCGAAGCTCAGCATGAACTTGCCCAAAAACAACAAGCTTAG
- a CDS encoding RnfH family protein has translation MSKTMVWVAYATPEQQFHIALPFQAGMTALDAVQQSRIAQQATLPEPLVLGIFGMRLQNQQQPLAAGDRVEIYRVLTINPKDIRRKRAEKNPVGRYAKGNRFKQLKTSS, from the coding sequence ATGAGTAAGACCATGGTCTGGGTGGCCTATGCCACCCCGGAACAGCAGTTTCATATTGCATTGCCTTTTCAGGCTGGAATGACTGCGCTGGATGCTGTTCAGCAAAGTAGAATTGCACAGCAGGCTACTTTGCCTGAGCCGCTGGTATTGGGAATTTTTGGAATGCGTTTGCAGAATCAGCAGCAGCCATTGGCTGCCGGGGATCGTGTAGAAATTTATCGTGTATTGACCATTAATCCCAAGGATATACGCCGTAAACGTGCAGAGAAAAATCCGGTGGGCCGTTATGCCAAGGGAAACCGTTTTAAGCAACTCAAGACATCTTCCTAG
- a CDS encoding ABZJ_00895 family protein, whose protein sequence is MVPLTRYFLWFFFLCFVFTCICGVLAALLPTGMGAILTIVPYLVAMIWVLFKFLKQQRRAPSATERKKFSLGFSLIYWGYNLAFLILGIVIATRSNPNAWQDFLLYLQQPQFVSIVVIMFLLIAIPLYLLTYWFYGKQAQRMAAKISGL, encoded by the coding sequence ATGGTGCCGCTAACTCGCTATTTTCTCTGGTTTTTCTTCCTGTGCTTTGTCTTTACCTGTATTTGCGGAGTGCTGGCAGCCTTGCTGCCAACCGGCATGGGCGCCATCTTGACCATTGTGCCTTATCTGGTGGCGATGATTTGGGTTCTGTTTAAATTTTTAAAACAGCAGCGCCGTGCACCCTCTGCAACCGAACGTAAAAAATTTAGCTTGGGCTTCAGTCTGATTTACTGGGGCTATAATCTGGCGTTTTTAATTTTGGGGATTGTGATTGCAACCCGTTCCAATCCGAATGCCTGGCAGGATTTTTTGCTGTATTTGCAACAGCCGCAATTTGTCAGCATTGTCGTGATTATGTTCCTTCTGATCGCCATTCCACTTTATTTGCTGACCTATTGGTTTTATGGCAAACAGGCACAGCGTATGGCAGCTAAAATTTCTGGTTTATAG